A single window of Qipengyuania sediminis DNA harbors:
- the argJ gene encoding bifunctional glutamate N-acetyltransferase/amino-acid acetyltransferase ArgJ, which translates to MTAPAPSPLARPFPALPDIAGVTLRTARAGYKDWDRADLTLIELAEGTAVAGVFTRNICCSAEVEMGREQVTLGRARAVVVNAGNSNAFTGRRGRSAVEAIVAQVAQYYGCAPSDVFVSSTGVIGVPLPQDKARAGIAAALVAEPCGWKAAAAAIGTTDTFPKGAGASALLGPVRVLLAGIVKGSGMIAPDMATMLGFITTDAAIAPGFLQELLTKANASTFSCITVDGDTSTSDTVLLMATGAAGNPPLESWDSPGADAFYAALHQVCRDLAQLVVRDGEGARKFLTVRVTGAASDESARIIGLAVANSPLVKTAIAGEDANWGRVVMAVGKAGQPADRDRLSIGFGGIWTAREGEPVEGFDEAPVAAHLKGEEVEIAVDIGIAEGTAMVWSCDLTHGYIAINADYRS; encoded by the coding sequence ATGACCGCGCCTGCCCCCTCCCCCCTCGCCCGCCCTTTTCCCGCCCTGCCCGACATCGCCGGCGTCACGCTGCGCACCGCGCGCGCGGGTTACAAGGACTGGGACCGCGCGGATCTGACCCTGATCGAACTTGCAGAAGGGACTGCGGTCGCCGGTGTCTTCACCCGCAACATCTGCTGCTCCGCCGAGGTCGAAATGGGGCGCGAGCAGGTCACGCTCGGCCGCGCGCGCGCGGTGGTCGTGAACGCGGGCAATTCGAACGCCTTCACGGGCCGACGCGGGCGCTCGGCAGTCGAAGCGATCGTGGCGCAGGTCGCGCAATACTATGGCTGCGCGCCGAGCGATGTTTTCGTCTCCAGCACCGGCGTCATCGGCGTGCCCCTGCCGCAAGACAAGGCACGCGCCGGGATCGCCGCGGCGCTGGTGGCGGAGCCCTGCGGCTGGAAGGCAGCGGCGGCGGCGATCGGCACGACCGATACCTTTCCCAAGGGTGCAGGCGCCTCGGCGCTGCTCGGCCCGGTCCGCGTGCTCCTCGCAGGCATCGTCAAGGGCAGCGGCATGATAGCGCCCGACATGGCGACCATGCTCGGCTTCATCACCACCGATGCCGCGATTGCGCCCGGCTTTCTGCAGGAGCTGCTCACCAAGGCCAATGCCTCGACATTCTCGTGCATCACGGTCGACGGCGACACGTCGACCAGTGACACCGTGCTGTTGATGGCCACCGGGGCGGCGGGCAACCCCCCGCTCGAGAGCTGGGACAGCCCGGGCGCGGACGCCTTCTATGCGGCGCTCCACCAGGTCTGTCGCGACCTCGCGCAGCTGGTGGTGCGCGACGGCGAAGGTGCGCGCAAATTTCTCACCGTTCGCGTGACGGGGGCGGCGAGCGACGAGAGTGCGCGCATAATCGGGCTCGCGGTCGCAAATTCGCCGCTGGTAAAGACCGCCATCGCTGGGGAGGACGCGAACTGGGGCCGCGTGGTGATGGCGGTGGGCAAGGCCGGCCAACCCGCCGACCGGGATCGCCTTTCAATCGGCTTCGGGGGCATCTGGACCGCGCGCGAGGGAGAGCCTGTGGAGGGGTTTGACGAGGCCCCGGTCGCCGCGCATCTCAAGGGCGAGGAGGTGGAGATCGCCGTCGACATCGGGATTGCCGAGGGCACCGCCATGGTCTGGTCCTGCGATCTCACCCACGGCTACATCGCGATCAACGC